From the Myripristis murdjan chromosome 14, fMyrMur1.1, whole genome shotgun sequence genome, one window contains:
- the LOC115371689 gene encoding olfactory receptor 51G1-like: MTNSSGVTSILLSAFHGLEDLKPMYFCIFLLLYITIVVESMVLIGVICTEKTLHEPMYFLVCNLAANGLYGSTALLPALLSHMFSHSYEVSLPCCQTQIYAIHTYAIAEFTMLAAMSYDRFVAICYPLQYHTIMSLTKVYKLITFTWLYPMVIFFITFIETVKLRFCGKTINKLYCVNYSLIKLSCSDISAFNIAGLVTVVLFAAPQLIMMVYSYAHILRICSSSSRESKRKALTTCMPHLLAVINYSIGCFFEILQSRLKIAHLPFKAQMFLSLYFLIFPPILNPVIYGMSIQAIRAPLFKMFRGKRRQVTSK, from the coding sequence ATGACAAATTCATCTGGGGTGACATCAATTCTTCTGTCTGCATTTCATGGACTGGAAGACCTGAAGCCCATGTACTTCTGCATATTCCTCCTTTTGTACATCACTATTGTTGTTGAAAGCATGGTGCTAATTGGAGTGATCTGCACTGAGAAAACACTGCATGAGCCAATGTATTTCTTGGTGTGTAACTTGGCTGCAAACGGCCTCTATGGGAGCACCGCCCTGCTGCCTGCGCTGCTGAGCCATATGTTCTCACATTCATATGAAGTGTCTTTGCCATGCTGTCAAACACAGATCTatgccatacatacatatgccaTTGCAGAATTTACAATGCTGGCAGCAATGAGTTACGATCGGTTTGTGGCTATATGTTATCCTCTGCAGTACCATACAATCATGTCACTGACCAAAGTGTATAAACTCATCACTTTTACCTGGCTTTACCCCATGgttatatttttcattactttcaTTGAAACTGTAAAGCTGCGGTTTTGTGGGAAAACTATAAACAAGCTGTACTGTGTTAATTACTCATTGATAAAACTCTCCTGCAGCGATATATCTGCTTTCAACATCGCAGGCCTGGTCACTGTAGTCTTATTTGCAGCACCACAACTAATCATGATGGTTTACTCATATGCACACATCCTGAGGATATGCTCATCCTCATCTAGAGAATCTAAGCGCAAAGCCCTCACCACATGCATGCCACATCTGCTGGCAGTCATCAACTACTCTATTGGCTGCTTTTTTGAAATACTGCAAAGCCGATTGAAAATAGCTCACCTTCCTTTTAAAGCGcagatgtttttgtctttgtactTTTTGATATTTCCCCCTATCCTCAATCCGGTCATCTATGGTATGAGTATTCAAGCCATAAGAGCACCATTATTTAAGATGTTCAGAGGCAAGAGGAGACAAGTAACATCAAAATAG